Proteins encoded by one window of Leishmania mexicana MHOM/GT/2001/U1103 complete genome, chromosome 23:
- a CDS encoding 3-ketoacyl-CoA thiolase-like protein, whose amino-acid sequence MFRSSMTHLQATSRVFIVGGHITPFVGKGSKLFVDKKHPDFGKKQNMTLEEILATTVQHTIENVSLKGKEDIVDQVVVGNFLGELFSSQGHLGPAAIGSLTYGQAGAKNPLIYKPAMRVEGACASGGLAVISATNALKAGSADIVLAVGVEVQTTATARVGGDYLARAADYQRQRKLDDFTFPCLFAKRMKYIAEHNHFTMEDTARVAAKAYANGNKNPLAHMHTRKLSFEQCNGEDPSNVKFLGNETYKEYLRMTDCSQVSDGGAGAVLANEEGLKKMGLSPNDSRLVEIKSIACAVSNLYEDPDDACCMFTSRQAAQKALSMANVKPSDLNVAEVHDCFTIAEMLMYEALGIADYGHAKDLIRNGETTLEGRIPVNTGGGLLSFGHPVGATGIKQVMEVYRQMKGQCGAYQMKKIPALGATLNMGGDDKTAVSAVLQNI is encoded by the coding sequence ATGTTTCGCTCGAGCATGACGCACCTGCAGGCGACGTCCCGCGTGTTCATCGTGGGCGGCCACATCACCCCGTTCGTGGGCAAGGGCAGCAAGCTCTTTGTTGACAAGAAGCATCCAGACTTTGGCAAGAAGCAAAACATGACACTCGAGGAGATTCTCGCCACGACGGTGCAGCATACGATAGAGAACGTTAGCCTCAAGGGCAAGGAGGACATTGTAGACCAAGTGGTTGTCGGCAACTTCCTCGGCGAGCTCTTCTCGAGCCAGGGTCACCTCGGCCCGGCGGCGATCGGCAGCCTCACTTACGGTCAAGCCGGTGCGAAGAACCCGCTAATCTACAAGCCTGCCATGCGTGTCGAgggcgcgtgcgcgtctggTGGTCTTGCCGTCATATCGGCGACGAACGCCCTCAAGGCCGGCTCGGCTGACATCGTCCTTGCCGTTGGTGTCGAAGTGCAAACGACGGCCACCGCGCGCGTTGGTGGCGACTACCTCGCCCGTGCCGCGGACtatcagcggcagcgcaagcTGGACGACTTCACATTTCCGTGCCTGTTCGCCAAGCGCATGAAGTACATTGCCGAACACAACCATTTCACTATGGAGGATAcggcgcgcgtggcggccaAGGCGTACGCCAACGGCAACAAGAACCCGCTCGCCCACATGCACACCCGCAAGCTATCGTTCGAGCAGTGCAACGGCGAGGACCCGAGCAACGTGAAGTTCCTCGGCAACGAGACCTACAAAGAGTACCTCCGCATGACGGACTGCTCGCAGGtgagcgacggcggtgccggcgccgtgTTGGCCAACGAGGAGGGCCTTAAGAAGATGGGCCTCAGCCCGAACGACAGCCGCCTCGTCGAGATCAAATCGATCGCTTGCGCCGTGAGCAACCTTTACGAGGACCCCGATGATGCGTGCTGCATGTTCACCTCCCGCCAGGCGGCGCAAAAGGCGCTGTCGATGGCAAACGTAAAGCCGTCGGACCTCAACGTCGCGGAGGTGCACGACTGCTTCACGATTGCCGAGATGCTCATGTACGAGGCGCTCGGGATTGCCGACTACGGTCACGCGAAGGACCTCATCCGCAACGGTGAAACAACGCTCGAGGGCCGCATCCCTGTCAATACTGGCGGCGGTCTCCTCTCCTTTGGCCACCCGgtcggcgccaccggcaTCAAGCAAGTCATGGAGGTCTACCGGCAGATGAAGGGGCAGTGTGGGGCGTACCAGATGAAGAAGATCCCGGCCCTCGGCGCGACGCTGAACATGGGCGGTGATGACAAGACCGCTgtgtcggcggtgctgcagaacATCTGA
- a CDS encoding putative acetyl-CoA synthetase, with the protein MSSNVVSSPVTLNSPLSVSQHVCDFKSVLDSNIVEPTEANRKKSRIGPHLGSRMHIYEYSIQHNDAFWAEIARRDFYWKTTWADDQRVKSYNFDKSKGPIFVKWFEGAVTNVCYNALDRHLPAHKDRVCFYFEGNDPSVAETVTYGSMYTRVVELANVLKHQYGITKGDRVALYLPMIPFAAVAMLACARIGAIITVIFGGFSAQAIVTRVTDCSPKLVITADASSRGDKPILLKTIVDQALDDCSVLGCNVPCLVFENTNRQSCKMKEGRDTWYGDALARLTPEQHEECPVEWMEAEDVLFLLYTSGSTGKPKAIVHTTAGYMVYASTTFMYTFDYHTDDVYFCTADIGWITGHSYVVYGPMIHCATSVLFEGVPNYPDFSRWWQLVEKYKVSILYTAPTAIRSLMQAGDDYVKVGNRSTLRVLGSVGEPINVEAWKWLRDVGGEGHCDVSDTWWQTETGGHMITPMPGCTPMKPGSATLPFFGVQPVILDPMKLNEKQGPAEGLLAIRAPWPGMVRTIYGDHARFEKTYFNVDGYYMTGDGARRDSDGYYWITGRVDDVLNVSGHRIGTSEIEDAVNTHPAVVESAVVGFPHNIKGEGIYVFLTFRQGTEVTPELLTAVKATVRKVIGPLATPDVLHPTQEGLPKTRSGKIVRRILRKIATHNDDDLGDTSTLADPTVVETLKRSRAKWVDKK; encoded by the coding sequence ATGAGCAGCAACGTCGTCTCCAGTCCGGTGACTCTGAACAGTCCGCTGTCAGTTTCCCAGCATGTATGCGACTTCAAGAGTGTGTTGGACTCGAACATTGTGGAGCCGACGGAGGCGAACAGGAAGAAGTCGCGCATCGGTCCCCACCTCGGCTCTCGCATGCACATCTACGAGTACTCCATTCAGCACAATGACGCCTTCTGGGCCGAAATTGCGCGGCGCGACTTCTACTGGAAGACGACCTGGGCGGATGACCAGCGCGTCAAGTCGTACAACTTCGACAAGTCCAAGGGCCCCATCTTCGTGAAGTGGTTCGAGGGCGCCGTGACGAACGTCTGCTACAACGCGTTGGACCGCCACCTGCCGGCGCACAAGGATCGCGTGTGCTTTTACTTTGAAGGCAACGACCCGAGTGTAGCGGAAACAGTCACGTACGGCAGCATGTACACGAGGGTGGTGGAGCTGGCGAACGTGCTGAAGCACCAGTACGGTATTACAAAGGGCGACCGTGTTGCCCTGTACCTACCTATGATCCCGTTCGCTGCGGTGGCCATGCTCGCCTGTGCCCGCATCGGTGCTATCATCACCGTGATCTTCGGCGGCTTCTCTGCTCAGGCGATTGTGACTCGTGTAACGGACTGCAGCCCGAAGCTTGTCATCACTGCGGACGCGTCCTCTCGCGGTGATAAGCCGATTCTGCTGAAGACAATCGTGGACCAGGCGCTGGATGACTGCAGCGTCCTGGGGTGCAACGTACCGTGTCTCGTATTCGAAAACACAAACCGTCAATCCTGCAAGATGAAGGAGGGCCGCGATACCTGGTACGGCGATGCCTTGGCGCGGCTGACGCCGGAGCAGCATGAGGAGTGCCCGGTGGAGTggatggaggcggaggatgTGCTCTTCCTGCTCTACACCTCCGGCAGCACCGGGAAACCCAAGGCCATTGTGCACACAACCGCGGGTTACATGGTGtacgcctccaccaccttcaTGTACACCTTTGACTACCACACGGACGACGTGTACTTCTGCACGGCTGATATTGGCTGGATCACAGGTCACAGCTACGTCGTGTATGGTCCGATGATCCACTGCGCCACGTCGGTGCTGTTCGAGGGTGTGCCGAACTACCCCGACTTCTCGCGTTGGTGGCAGCTCGTCGAGAAGTACAAGGTGTCCATCCTCTACACCGCGCCCACCGCGATCCGCTCCCTCATGCAGGCCGGTGACGACTACGTCAAGGTGGGCAACCGCAGCACCCTGCGTGTGCTGGGCTCCGTCGGCGAGCCGATCAACGTGGAGGCGTGGAAGTGGCTGCGCGAtgtcggcggcgagggccACTGCGATGTGTCGGACACGTGGTGGCAGACCGAAACGGGCGGCCACATGATTACACCGATGCCGGGCTGCACCCCCATGAAGCCCGGTAGTGCAACGCTGCCGTTCTTCGGTGTCCAGCCGGTTATTCTTGACCCCATGAAGCTGAATGAGAAGCAGGGCCCAGCAGAGGGCCTGCTCGCCATTCGTGCGCCGTGGCCTGGTATGGTCCGCACCATCTACGGTGACCACGCACGCTTTGAGAAAACCTACTTTAACGTGGACGGATACTACATGAcaggcgacggtgctcgCCGCGACTCGGACGGCTATTACTGGATCACGGGCCGCGTCGATGATGTGCTGAACGTGAGCGGGCACCGCATCGGCACCAGCGAGATCGAGGACGCCGTCAACACCCACCCGGCCGTGGTGGAGAGCGCCGTGGTCGGCTTCCCTCACAACATCAAGGGTGAGGGTATCTACGTCTTCCTTACGTTCCGCCAGGGGACGGAGGTGACGCCCGAGCTGCTGACAGCGGTGAAGGCGACCGTGCGCAAGGTAATTGGTCCGCTGGCCACGCCGGACGTGCTTCACCCCACGCAGGAAGGTCTGCCCAAGACGCGCTCCGGCAAGATTGTGCGCCGCATCCTGCGCAAGATCGCCACgcacaacgacgacgacctgGGCGACACCTCGACCCTGGCAGACCCCACCGTCGTGGAGACGCTGAAGCGCTCGCGTGCGAAGTGGGTGGATAAAAAGTAG